In a single window of the Nocardiopsis composta genome:
- a CDS encoding aminotransferase-like domain-containing protein, producing the protein MRDRSETRPPEGRMEDYRAIADGIAADIAAGRIRPGRRLPPQRGFARERGIAPSTAARVYRELARRGLVTGEVGRGTYVRAGRPPADPPLAEPGGALVDLELNYLPPGEWGGRVAAAVGRVLRRGALEAALRPAGAAGGPALRAAAAGVAARGGWAPDPEGALFAGNGRQAIAAALSALVPTGGRVAVENLTYPVVKGIAARLGITLVPVAVDEEGMDPGALRRAHRSAPLDAVYLQPTLHNPLGTTMPPQRRARIAGALEELDLYAVEDAIYAFLKPGPEPLAARAPGRVVLVDSLSKRVAPGLTLGIACAPPALRGRVAAALRSGAWAATGFAQEAAAELIADGAVGELERARRETAARRQAIAAERLAGFDVTADAGAFHCWWRLPEPWRDEPFTAAAARLGIAVSPASAFTAVRGGAPPAVRLALVAPAEEELASALDALAHLARTGPEESGPD; encoded by the coding sequence ATGCGAGATCGCTCCGAGACCCGACCGCCGGAGGGGCGCATGGAGGACTACCGGGCGATCGCCGACGGCATCGCGGCCGACATCGCGGCGGGGCGGATCCGGCCCGGCCGCCGGCTCCCGCCGCAGCGCGGGTTCGCCCGGGAGCGGGGCATCGCCCCCTCCACGGCGGCCCGCGTCTACCGGGAGCTGGCCCGCCGCGGCCTGGTCACCGGGGAGGTGGGGCGGGGCACCTATGTGCGCGCGGGGCGGCCGCCGGCCGACCCGCCGCTGGCCGAACCGGGCGGGGCCCTGGTCGACCTGGAGCTCAACTACCTGCCGCCGGGGGAGTGGGGCGGGCGGGTCGCCGCGGCGGTGGGCCGGGTGCTGCGGCGCGGGGCGCTGGAGGCGGCGCTGCGCCCGGCGGGGGCGGCGGGTGGTCCGGCGCTGCGCGCGGCGGCGGCCGGCGTGGCGGCCCGGGGCGGGTGGGCGCCCGACCCGGAGGGGGCGCTGTTCGCGGGGAACGGGCGCCAGGCCATCGCGGCGGCGCTGTCCGCCCTGGTCCCGACGGGTGGGCGGGTCGCGGTGGAGAACCTGACCTACCCGGTGGTCAAGGGCATCGCGGCCCGGCTGGGCATCACCCTGGTCCCGGTGGCGGTGGATGAGGAGGGCATGGACCCCGGGGCGCTCCGCCGCGCGCACCGGTCGGCCCCGCTGGACGCGGTCTACCTGCAGCCGACCCTGCACAACCCGCTCGGTACGACCATGCCGCCGCAGCGGCGCGCCCGGATCGCCGGGGCCCTGGAGGAGCTGGACCTGTACGCGGTGGAGGACGCGATCTACGCCTTCCTCAAGCCGGGGCCGGAGCCGCTGGCGGCCCGGGCGCCCGGGCGGGTGGTGCTGGTCGACAGCCTGTCCAAGCGGGTCGCCCCGGGGCTGACCCTCGGCATCGCCTGCGCCCCGCCGGCGCTGCGCGGCCGGGTCGCCGCCGCGCTGCGCTCCGGCGCCTGGGCGGCCACCGGGTTCGCCCAGGAGGCGGCCGCCGAGCTCATCGCGGACGGCGCCGTCGGCGAGCTGGAGCGCGCCCGGCGGGAGACGGCGGCCCGCCGGCAGGCGATCGCGGCCGAGCGGCTCGCGGGCTTCGACGTCACCGCCGACGCCGGGGCGTTCCACTGCTGGTGGCGGCTGCCCGAGCCGTGGCGCGACGAGCCGTTCACCGCCGCGGCCGCCCGGCTGGGCATCGCGGTCAGCCCGGCCTCGGCGTTCACCGCGGTCCGGGGCGGGGCGCCGCCGGCGGTCCGCCTGGCCCTGGTCGCCCCGGCCGAGGAGGAGCTGGCCTCCGCCCTGGACGCGCTCGCCCACCTGGCCCGCACCGGCCCGGAGGAGTCCGGCCCGGACTGA
- a CDS encoding alpha/beta fold hydrolase yields the protein MPTASLRGITVAYDDSGPHPDHPQDAPPVLLIHGHPFDRTMWRPQAEQLAAAGHRVIVPDLRGYGESTVRGGTCPLAKFARDAAALLDLLDVPGAVVGGLSMGGQIAMEFHRLFPERVRGLVLAATSAPAETAEGRVRRAAMADRLLAEGMAGYAEEVLDSMVSARTRRDRPQVAEHVRRMMLAAPPEGAAAALRGRARRPNYRPSLRKVAVPTLVVAGTEDPFTPLPDALLIWDLVPGARLAVVQGAAHLPNLERPEDVTPRLEALIGEAAAHHAAENGTITP from the coding sequence ATGCCCACCGCATCCCTGCGCGGCATCACCGTCGCCTACGACGACAGCGGCCCGCACCCCGACCACCCGCAGGACGCCCCGCCGGTGCTGCTCATCCACGGCCACCCGTTCGACCGCACCATGTGGCGCCCACAGGCCGAGCAGCTGGCCGCCGCCGGACACCGGGTGATCGTCCCCGACCTGCGCGGCTACGGGGAGAGCACGGTGCGCGGCGGCACTTGCCCGCTGGCGAAGTTCGCCCGCGACGCCGCCGCCCTGCTGGACCTGCTGGATGTCCCCGGCGCCGTGGTCGGCGGCCTCTCCATGGGCGGCCAGATCGCCATGGAGTTCCACCGCCTCTTCCCCGAACGGGTGCGCGGGCTCGTCCTCGCCGCCACCTCCGCCCCGGCCGAGACCGCCGAAGGGCGCGTCCGCCGGGCCGCCATGGCCGACCGGCTGCTCGCCGAGGGCATGGCCGGCTACGCCGAAGAGGTCCTCGACTCGATGGTCAGCGCCCGAACCCGCCGGGACCGCCCCCAAGTCGCCGAACACGTGCGGCGGATGATGCTCGCCGCGCCGCCCGAGGGCGCCGCCGCAGCGCTGCGCGGCCGGGCCCGGCGCCCGAACTACCGGCCCTCGCTGCGCAAGGTCGCCGTCCCCACCCTGGTCGTCGCCGGGACCGAGGACCCCTTCACTCCCCTCCCCGACGCGCTGCTCATCTGGGACCTGGTCCCCGGCGCCCGCCTCGCCGTCGTACAGGGCGCCGCCCACCTGCCCAACCTGGAGCGCCCCGAGGACGTCACCCCGCGCCTGGAGGCGCTGATCGGGGAGGCGGCCGCCCACCACGCGGCGGAGAACGGGACAATCACCCCATGA
- a CDS encoding SDR family NAD(P)-dependent oxidoreductase, with amino-acid sequence MSNDHQPTVFVTGASAGFGAAIARRFAADGARIVAAARRTERLDGLRKELGEETVHPIRLDVRDRAAVEQAVAALPAPFAEVDVLVNNAGLALGLGPAQEADPDEWQRMLDTNCAGLMYCTRALLPGMVERNRGHIVNIGSTAAHYPYPGGNVYGATKAFVHQFSRNLRTDLHGTAVRVTCVDPGLVGGTEFSAVRFSGDTERAAAPYENTDPLTPEDIADAVHWAASRPARVNINAIELMPVVQSAGPLRIHRNRA; translated from the coding sequence ATGAGCAACGACCATCAGCCGACCGTCTTCGTCACCGGGGCCAGCGCCGGGTTCGGCGCCGCCATCGCCCGCCGCTTCGCCGCCGACGGGGCCCGCATCGTGGCGGCCGCCCGCCGCACCGAGCGCCTGGACGGACTCCGCAAGGAACTGGGCGAGGAGACCGTCCACCCGATCCGGCTGGACGTGCGCGACCGCGCCGCCGTGGAGCAGGCGGTGGCCGCGCTCCCCGCCCCCTTCGCCGAGGTGGACGTCCTGGTGAACAACGCCGGCCTGGCCCTGGGCCTGGGCCCGGCCCAGGAGGCCGACCCCGACGAGTGGCAGCGCATGCTCGACACCAACTGCGCCGGGCTCATGTACTGCACCCGCGCCCTGCTGCCCGGCATGGTCGAGCGGAACCGCGGCCACATCGTCAACATCGGCTCCACCGCCGCCCACTACCCCTACCCCGGCGGCAACGTCTACGGGGCGACCAAGGCGTTCGTGCACCAGTTCAGCCGGAACCTCCGCACCGACCTGCACGGCACCGCCGTCCGCGTCACCTGCGTCGACCCCGGCCTGGTCGGCGGCACCGAGTTCTCCGCGGTCCGGTTCTCCGGCGACACCGAGCGCGCCGCCGCCCCCTACGAGAACACCGACCCGCTCACCCCCGAGGACATCGCGGACGCGGTGCACTGGGCCGCCTCCCGGCCGGCCCGGGTGAACATCAACGCCATCGAGCTCATGCCGGTGGTGCAGAGCGCCGGCCCGCTGCGCATCCACCGCAACCGGGCCTGA